The proteins below come from a single Mercenaria mercenaria strain notata chromosome 3, MADL_Memer_1, whole genome shotgun sequence genomic window:
- the LOC123525595 gene encoding uncharacterized protein LOC123525595: MKTATCVTIYLCIATVNCFVSNNINHLVKKICRGEQSCSEDNITLLANSCCRPCECEDFCQEKGTCCDGNSSNRIENVTAQVCLLAGLERSSIDRRNTQLSPYFVRAHCPKSFTNHSTRDKCETSTPESIEDGVFVSSKNGKIVYKNRHCALCHGEEDPIMWAVGVDEKCVRDVFLSRSDTHHSLNASYMNEKLMTSCTITFDRPSITSWKHVVCAYEGLLISSCPDLTSQKLSSDGIDKELNELCLKDNSALSVFHGKWQYANVYCYLCNRQKAAVCDTENPDKVIQSIILLLDLSLLRMGKISPEEEEKEHQCTGHTFYDELFDTCREIRCQMFDVASEGKCVSIVQKGEMNYAFNFELVPKHPLNHQQWNRVDIREVLDALSTFQSKLGFRKCRRCSVNVRYNLNPTMQYKTYSHVKFYLQFVFTATPYCERKYLLSRAEWLENGQLPVPLAQNITLTARYIWSRDKYTNITKSLITVYHKNRCLRIVLDPSRFANCPKITLSLDEFVKIGNLTSTQQLKAVRNEYDGFDVCLDEYKRYVGDIKSYGAETRCSPSFVLMPLFLIFIVLK, from the exons ATGAAGACGGCTACGTGTGTCACAATTTATTTATGTATTGCAACTGTGAATTGTTTCGTTTCAAATAACATCAATCATttagtgaaaaaaatatgtagagGCGAACAGTCATGTAGCGAAGACAATATCACCCTTCTGGCAAATTCGTGTTGCCGTCCCTGTGAATGCGAGGATTTTTGTCAGGAAAAAGGAACGTGCTGTGACGGCAATAGTTCAAACCGAATCGAAAATGTAACAGCTCAAGTCTGTTTACTGGCTGGATTGGAAAGATCGTCCATTGACAGAAGAAACACACAGCTTAGTCCATACTTTGTACGAGCACACTGTCCCAAAAGTTTCACCAACCATAGTACCAGAGATAAATGTGAAACGAGCACTCCAGAAAGTATTGAAGATGGCGTATTCGTTTCTTCTAAAAATggcaaaattgtttacaaaaacagACACTGTGCTCTTTGCCACGGTGAAGAAGACCCAATTATGTGGGCAGTAGGTGTAGATGAAAAATGTGTCAGGGACGTATTTTTGTCTAGATCTGACACTCACCATTCGCTAAATGCGTCATACATGAACGAAAAACTGATGACATCATGCACAATTACGTTTGACAGACCAAGTATAACGAGCTGGAAACACGTGGTATGTGCTTATGAAGGATTACTGATTTCAAGTTGCCCGGATTTGACGTCACAGAAACTCTCGTCTGATGGTATAGACAAGGAACTAAATGAACTATGTTTGAAGGACAACA GCGCACTGTCCGTTTTCCACGGTAAGTGGCAATATGCCAATGTTTATTGTTACTTATGCAATAGACAAAAAGCTGCCGTATGTGACACAGAAAATCCTGATAAGGTCATACAAAGTATTATCCTATTACTAGACTTGTCGCTCCTGCGCATGGGCAAGATATCACCGGAAGAGGAAGAAAAAGAACATCAGTGTACCGGTCATACTTTCTATGACGAACTGTTT GATACTTGCAGAGAAATACGTTGCCAAATGTTCGATGTCGCTTCAGAGGGTAAATGCGTTTCCATTGTACAGAAAGGTGAAATGAACTATGCTTTCAACTTTGAACTTGTCCCAAAGCATCCGTTGAACCACCAGCAGTGGAACCGTGTAGACATAAGAGAAGTGTTGGATGCTTTATCCACGTTTCAATCAAAACTGGGATTTCGAAAATGTCGGCGGTGCAGTGTCAATGTCAGATACAACCTGAACCCCACAAtgcaatataaaacatattcacACGTGAAGTTCTATCTCCAGTTTGTATTTACAGCAACACCGTATTGTGAACGGAAATATTTACTGTCGCGCGCAGAATGGTTGGAAAATGGTCAACTTCCGGTTCCCTTGGCACAGAATATTACATTAACGGCTAGATATATCTGGTCACGAGACAAATACACGAATATAACCAAATCGCTTATTACTGTATATCATAAAAATCGGTGCCTAAGAATAGTCCTTGACCCTAGCAGATTTGCTAATTGTCCAAAAATAACTCTGTCACTGGACGAATTTGTTAAAATTGGAAATCTGACGTCAACCCAACAACTTAAAGCAGTTCGGAATGAATATGATGGTTTCGACGTCTGCCTGGATGAATACAAAAGATATGTTGGCGACATAAAATCATACGGTGCTGAAACTAGATGCAGCCCCAGCTTCGTGCTTATGCCGctgtttctgatttttattgttttgaagTAA
- the LOC123523528 gene encoding gastrula zinc finger protein XlCGF66.1-like isoform X2 yields the protein MEKSEDGLMCRYCGRQFKSKSGLSNHENRHNDQAPYRCCGHKIYSRANLMRHRCAVHNEVKQFACKKCDKTFAMESDMKRHERSHEQPAFKRKICGVETKYLHRFQDHVAAHDSVRKYSCKCGKTYKYRSNLQRHKASCK from the exons atgGAGAAGTCCGAAGACGGATTGATGTGCCGTTACTGTGGCCGCCAATTTAAAAGTAAATCGGGCCTTTCAAACCATGAAAACAGACACAATGACCAAGCTCCTTACAGATGCTGTGGCCACAAAATCTACAGCAGAGCAAATTTAATGAGACACAG ATGCGCTGTGCATAATGAAGTAAAACAGTTCGCATGTAAGAAATGCGATAAAACATTTGCCATGGAGTCTGACATGAAAAGGCACGAACGGTCCCATGAGCAGCCTGCATTCAAACGCAAAATTTGTGGAGTAGAGACAAAGTACCTGCATAGATTTCAAGACCACGTGGCTGCACATGACAGTGTAAGAAAGTATAGCTGTAAATGTGGGAAAACGTACAAGTACAGGTCTAATTTACAAAGACATAAGGCATCATGCAAGTGA
- the LOC123523528 gene encoding gastrula zinc finger protein XlCGF66.1-like isoform X1 has product MVFYMNVTLFYRNLLCMTAKWRKMEKSEDGLMCRYCGRQFKSKSGLSNHENRHNDQAPYRCCGHKIYSRANLMRHRCAVHNEVKQFACKKCDKTFAMESDMKRHERSHEQPAFKRKICGVETKYLHRFQDHVAAHDSVRKYSCKCGKTYKYRSNLQRHKASCK; this is encoded by the exons ATGGTGTTTTACATGAACGTAACACTTTTTTACCGAAATCTCCTCTGTATGACTGCCAAGTGGAG aaaaatgGAGAAGTCCGAAGACGGATTGATGTGCCGTTACTGTGGCCGCCAATTTAAAAGTAAATCGGGCCTTTCAAACCATGAAAACAGACACAATGACCAAGCTCCTTACAGATGCTGTGGCCACAAAATCTACAGCAGAGCAAATTTAATGAGACACAG ATGCGCTGTGCATAATGAAGTAAAACAGTTCGCATGTAAGAAATGCGATAAAACATTTGCCATGGAGTCTGACATGAAAAGGCACGAACGGTCCCATGAGCAGCCTGCATTCAAACGCAAAATTTGTGGAGTAGAGACAAAGTACCTGCATAGATTTCAAGACCACGTGGCTGCACATGACAGTGTAAGAAAGTATAGCTGTAAATGTGGGAAAACGTACAAGTACAGGTCTAATTTACAAAGACATAAGGCATCATGCAAGTGA